A stretch of DNA from Micromonospora sp. WMMD1155:
GCTCGGGTGCGTCGCGGGCGGGCCGCCTAGACTCGCAAGGGTGCTGAACCGGATCGACCTGCGCAACGGTCTCGGAGACCCGCGCCGCCTGCTGCCCCGTGCCCAGCTCGACGTGTCGGTCGCCGTCGAGCGGATCCGACCGCTGGTGGAGGCGGTCCGCGAGCATGGTTACCCGGCGATCCGGGAGGCCAGCGAGCGGTTCGACGGCATCTCCCCGGAGGTGCTGCGGGTGCCGGTCGAGGCGATCGCCGAGGCCGAGGGGGTGCTCGACCCGGCTGTGCGCGCCGCGCTGCTGGAGTCGATCAGCCGGGCCCGCCGGGTGCACGCCGACCAGCGGCGCACCGACCACGTCACGCAGGTGGTGCCCGGCGGCACGGTCACCGAGCGGTGGCTGCCGGTCGACCGGGTCGGCCTCTACGTGCCCGGCGGCCTGGCGATGTACCCGTCGACGGTGGTGATGAACGTCGTTCCCGCCCAGGCGGCGGGCGTGCGGTCGCTGGTGGTGGCCAGCCCGCCGCAGAAGGACAACGGTGGTCTGCCCGACGCCCGGGTGCTCGCCGCGTGCGCGCTGCTCGGTGTCGACGAGGTGTACGCCGTGGGCGGCGCCCAGGCGGTGGCGATGCTGGCGTACGGCGCGGCGGTCGACCCCGCGGGTGAGCTGCGGTGCGACCCGGTCGACCTGATCACCGGCCCGGGCAACATCTGGGTGACCGCCGCCAAGCGGTTGCTGCGGGGCGTGGTCGGCATCGACGCCGAGGCCGGGCCGACCGAGATCGCCATCCTGGCCGACGACACGGCCGACCCGGCGCACGTGGCCGCCGACCTGATCAGTCAGGCCGAGCACGACCCGCTGGCCGCGAGCGTGCTGGTCACCCCGTCGCCGACGCTGGTCGAGGCGGTCGAGCGGGAGCTGGCCCGGCAGGTGCCGGCGACCAAGCACGCCGAGCGGGTGACCACCGCGCTGACCGGCGAGCAGAGCGGCGTGGTGCTCGTCGACGACCTGGAGGCGGGGCTGCGGGTGGTCGACGCGTACGCGGCCGAGCACCTGGAGATCCAGACGGCCGACGCCCGGGAGTGGGCGCTGCGGGTACGCAACGCTGGGGCGATCTTCGTGGGCGCCTGGTCGCCGGTGTCGCTCGGCGACTACTGCGCCGGGTCCAACCACGTGCTGCCCACCGGCGGCTGCGCCCGGCACTCCTCCGGTCTGTCGGTGCAGTCGTTCCTGCGCGGCGTGCACCTGATCGAGTACACCGAGGCCGCGCTGCGGGATGTGGCCCCGCACGTGGTCACCCTGGCGACTGTCGAGGACCTGCCCGCGCACGGCCAGGCGGTCCAGGCGCGCTTCCCGGAGGGGGCGGCGTGAGCAGCCTTGACGACCTGCCGATCCGCGATGACCTGCGGGGGCTGTCGCCGTACGGGGCGCCGCAGTTGGACGTGCCGGTGCGGCTCAACACCAACGAGAACTCCTACCCGGTGCCGGAGCCGGTGGTCGAGGCGATCGGCAAGGCGCTCGCGGCCGAACTGCGTGAGTTGAACCGCTACCCGGACCGGGACGCGGTGGCGCTCCGCGCCGACCTGGCCGAGTATCTCGGTCACGGGCTCACCGTCGAGCAGGTGTGGGCGGCCAACGGCTCCAACGAGATCCAGCAGCAGTTGCTCCAGGCGTTCGGTGGGCCGGGGCGCAGCGCTCTCGGCTTCGTTCCGGCGTACTCGATGCACCCGCTGTTGGCGTTGGGCACCGGCACCCGGTGGGTGCCCGCCGCGCGTGGCGTCGACTTCGGGTTGACCGCCGAGGAGGCGGTCGCCCAGGTCCGCGAGCACCAGCCGGACGTGGTCTTCCTCTGCTCGCCGAACAACCCCACCGGCACGGCACTCGATCCGGCGGTGATCGCCGCGGTGCTCGACGTCGCGCCGGGCATGGTGGTGGTCGACGAGGCGTACGCCGAGTTCGCCCGACCCGGGACGGTCAGTGCCCTCGCGGTGCTGCCCGGCCACCCCCGGCTGGTGGTCAGCCGCACGATGAGCAAGGCGTTCGGCTTCGCCGGTGGGCGGCTGGGTTACCTGGCCGCCGACCCGGCGGTGGTGGAGGCGGTGCAGCTCGTCCGACTGCCGTACCACCTGTCCGCACTCACCCAGGCCGCCGCGCGGGCGGCGGTGACCCACCGCGACGCCCTTCTCGGTACGGTGAGCGCGATCATGGCGCAGCGGGACCGGATCGTGGCGACGTTGCGCGAGCGCGGGTTCCGGGTCGCCGACAGTGACGCCAACTTCGTGCTCTTCGAGGTGGGCGGCGACCAGGCCACGGTCTGGAAGGCCCTGCTGGCCCAGGGCGTGCTGGTCCGGGACGTCGGTCTGCCCGGTTGGCTGCGGGTGACCGCGGGCACCGCCGCCGAGACCGACGCCTTCCTTACCGCAATAAAGACTGTGACAGGGGAGCGCGAGGAGTGAGCGTGCGAGCCCCGCAGTCGCGAACCGGCAGGCCCGGTGAGCGCGAGGAGTGAGCCGGTTTTGCGAGCCCCGCAGTCGTGAACGAAAGGTTGCACAGCGATGAGCCGGACCGCCCGGGTGGAGCGGATCACCAAGGAGACCAAGGTCCTCGTCGAGATCGACCTCGACGGCACCGGCGCCGCCGAGATCAGCACCGGCGTGGGCTTCTACGACCACATGCTGCACCAGATCGCCCGGCACGGCGGCTTCGACCTGACCGTGCGCACGGTGGGTGACCTGGAGATCGACGCGCACCACACGATCGAGGACACCGCGCTCGCCCTGGGTGCCGCGTTCGACCAGGCGTTGGGCGACAAGGCCGGCATCCGACGGTACGGTTCGGCGACCGTGCCGATGGACGAGGTGCTGGTCCGGGCCGCGGTGGACCTGTCCGGTCGGCCGTACGTGGTGCACGACGAGCCGGTTCTGGCCCCGTACATCGGGCCGGTGTACGCGACGAGCATGACCCGGCACATCTGGGAGTCCTTCGGGCAGGCGGCCCGGGTCACGCTGCACGTCGACGTGCTGCGGGCGGCCCGGCCGGGCGGTCACCCGGACGCGCACCACGTGGTGGAGGCGCAGTTCAAGGCGGTCTCCCGGGCGTTGCGCGAGGCCACCTCGATCGACCCGCGCGCGGCCGGTGCGATCCCCAGCACGAAGGGTGCGCTCTGATGAGCGCGAGGAGTGCAGCGGAGCGGAGCCCCGCAGTCGCGAATGGCGGGTGGAACTGATGAGCGCGAGGAGTGCAGCGGAGCGGAGCCCCGCAGTCGCGAATGGCGGGTGGCTCTGATGGGCGCCGTGTTGCCGACGTTGTTGTTGATCCTGGCCGGGGTGTTGGTGGGTGGCGTGTGGTCGCTGTACCGCCAGGGCGCGTCGAAGGGCGTGGTGGGCGTCACCGCGTTGCTCGCGGTGCTCGCCACGGTCGGTGGGGTGTTGTGGCTGTTGCCGGGGTCTGACGCATGAGCGACGTGGTGGTGCTCGACTACGGCTCGGGCAACCTGCGGTCGGCGGAGCGGGCGTTGGCCGCCGCCGGAGCGGACGTGCGGGTGACCGACGACCTGTCCGCGGCGGCCGCCGCGGATGGCCTGGTGGTGCCGGGGGTGGGCGCGTACGCGGCGTGCATGGCCGGGATCGAGGCGTTGGGCGCCGGCCCGGTGATCGCCGAGCGGGTGGCGGCGGGCCGACCGGTGCTGGGGATCTGCGTGGGCATGCAGGTGCTCTTCGAGTACGGCGAGGAGCACGGTGTGGTGTCCAAGGGGCTCGGGTTGCTGCCCGGTGGCGTGACCCGGTTGGCCGCCCGGCGGCTGCCGCACATGGGCTGGAACACGGTCCGGGCGCCGGGGGAGTCGGTGCTCTTCGCCGGGTTGCCGGAGCAGAGCCGGTTCTACTTCGTCCACTCGTACGCGGTGGGGGATCCGGTGGCGCTGGCCGCTGCCGGTGCCACCGTGACCACCGCCCACCACGACGTGGATTTCGTCGCCGCGGTGGAGCGCGGCCCGCTCTCGGCGGCCCAGTTCCACCCGGAGAAGTCCGCCGACACCGGTGCCGCGCTGCTGCGCAACTGGCTCGCCACGTTGCCCAGCGGTGGTTGAGCGTCGTGGCCCGGTGCCCGACGCGGGTGCGTCGCGGTGAGCCGGGAGCGGGCCCGCCGGAGGGCGGAGCGGGAGGCGGAGCAGGCCAGGGAGCGGGCGGTCCGGCAGCGGAAGGTGGCTCGCCGGCAGCGCCGACGCGCTGTGGTCCGTCGGTTGACGCCGCAGGTGCGGCGGGGCCGCTCGGGTCGGCTGGCCCGGCACACCCGGGGTGAGCGGGCGGCGATCGTGCTGCTCACCGGCGCGGCGCTGATTCTGATCTGGACGTTCGTCGACAATGTGGCGTTGCGTGTCGCGTTGATCGTGCTCTTGCTGCTCGTACTGCCGGCGATCGTGGTGATCGCCCTGGACCGTCGTAGCTGATCGAGGAGATGACGTTGAGCCTGACCCTGTTACCCGCCGTGGATGTCGCCGACGGCCGGGCCGTCCGGCTCGTGCAGGGCGCCCTCGGAAGCGAGAGCGTCTACGGCGACCCGTTGGATGCGGCGCTGGCCTGGCAGCGGGACGGCGCGGAGTGGATCCACCTGGTCGACCTGGACGCGGCGTTCGGGCGGGGCACCAACGCGCACCTGCTCGCCGAGGTGGTGCGCCAGTTGGACGTGAAGGTCGAGCTGTCGGGTGGCATCCGCGACGACGAGTCGTTGCGCGCGGCGTTGGGCACCGGTGCGGCCCGGGTGAACATCGGCACGGCCGCCCTGGAGGACCCGGTGTGGTGTGACCGGGTGGTCGGCGAGTACGGCGACCGGGTGGCCATCGGGTTGGACGTGCGGGGTCGGACCCTGTCCGCGCGGGGTTGGACCCGCGACGGCGGCGACCTCTACGAGGTGCTGGAGCGGTTGGACAAGGCGGGCGCGAGTCGGTACGTGGTCACCGACATCACCAAGGACGGCACGATGCGCGGGCCGAACCTGGATCTGCTGCGTGAGGTGTGTGCTCGTACCGACCGGCCGGTGATCGCCTCCGGTGGGGTGTCCACGCTGGACGACCTGCGGGCGTTGGCGACCCTGGAGTCGGTGGGAGTGGAGGGTGTGATCGCCGGTAAGGCGCTCTACGCGGGCGCCTTCACGGTGTCCGAGGCGCTGCGGACCCTGGCCGAGGCGTGACCGTCACCCGGTTGGGGTCGGGTGGCCCCTGGGAGCAGAGCTACGGCTATTCCCGGGTGGTCCGGGCCGGTGACCGGGCCTGGACGGCCGGCTGCACGGCGACTGTCGACGGTCGGGTGGTGCACGTCGGTGACGCCGCCGCGCAGACCGCGCAGGCGCTGCGGATCGGCCTGGACGCGTTGGCCGAGGTCGGTGTGGAGCCGGGTGACGTGGTGCGGACCAGGATGTACGTGACCGACCGGCGGCACGCGGACGAGGTGGGCCGGGCGCACAACGTGGTCTTCGGAGCCGTCCGGCCGGCGGCGACCCTGGTGGTGGTGGCCGGTCTGCTGGACCCGGAGCACCTGGTCGAGGTGGAGTTGGAGGCGTACCTCGGCGATCGCTGAGGGTGTGCCCGGCCGAGCCACGGTCGGCCCGATTAGGTTGTGCACAACTTAATTGTGGACTACGGTTCAACGGTGACCGATGACCTGGTGCTGCGCCGGCAGGTGTGCTTCGCGCTCTACAGCGCGTCGCGCGCCCTCACCGACGTCTACCGGCCGATCCTCGACGAGTTCGGGTTGACCTACCCGCAGTACCTGGTGCTGCTGGTGCTCTGGGAGCGCCCCGACGACCCCCGCACGGTGTCCGAGCTGGGCACCGAGCTGCGGCTGGACTCCGGCACGCTCTCCCCACTGCTCAAGCGGCTGGAGGGGGCGGGGCTGGTGGTCCGCCGACGGTCGACCCACGACGAGCGGCGGGTCGAGGTGGGCCTCACCGAGCAGGGCCGCGCCCTGCGCCGACAGGTCGACCACGTCCCGATGTGCGTCGCCCAGGCCACCGGGCTGGGCATCGCCGAGCTGGTCGCGCTGCGCGACACCCTCACCCAGGTCGCCGACACCATCCACCGACAGAAGGAGCAGTGACCATCATGCAGGTCCTCTACACCGCGTCAGCGACCGCGAGCGGCGACGGCCGGGACGGCCACGTCGAGACCTCCGACGGCACCCTCGCGCTCGACCTGGCCGTGCCGAAGGAGATGGGTGGCGCCGGCGGCGCGGCCAACCCGGAGCAGCTCTTCGCCGCCGGCTACGCGGCCTGCTTCCACAGCGCCCTTCGGGTGGTGGCCCGTCGGGCCAAGGCCGACGTGAGCGGCTCCGTGGTCGCCGCCGAGGTGGGGATCGGCCCGAACGGCAGCGGTGGCTTCGGGCTCACCGTGCAGCTCGTCGTCGACCTGCCCGCCGTGCCCCGCGAGGTCGCCGAGCAGTTGGTCGAGCAGGCCCACCAGGTCTGCCCCTACTCGAACGCCACCCGCGGCAACATCGACGTCGCCCTGACCGTCCGCGAGGCCCTGGCGGCCTGACCCGCGCCCCCGGCAACCCACCGCGGACGAGAGGACGACCACCCCGTGACCAGCAACCGTGAGATCCACCTGGCCAGCCGCCCCGAGGGCTGGCCCACCGACGACAATTTCCGGCTCGTCGAGGCCGACGTCCCGACGCCGGGGCCGGGCCAGATCGTGGTCCGCAACCAGTACCTGTCCGTCGACCCGTACATGCGGGGACGGATGAACGACGTCAAGTCGTACGTCGCGCCGTACGCCCTCGACGCGCCGCTCGACGGTGCCGCGGTCGGCGAGGTGGTGGCCAGTGAGGCGGCGGACATCGCCGTCGGGGCCACCGTCCTGCACGGGCTGGGCTGGCGGGAGTACGCGCTGCTCGACGCCACCGCCGCCCGGCCGGTCGACCCGAGCATCGCCCCGGTCAGCGCGTACCTGAGCGTGCTGGGCATGACCGGGCTGACCGCGTACGCCGGGCTGCTGGAGGTGGCCGCGATGAAGCCCGGCGAGACGGTGTTCGTCTCCGCCGCGGCCGGGGCGGTCGGCAGTCTGGTCGGCCAGATCGCCAAGCTCAAGGGCGCCGGGCGGGTCGTCGGCAGTGCCGGGTCGGCGGCCAAGGTCGAGCGGCTGCGGGCCCTGGGCTTCGACGCCGCCTTCGACTACCACGACGGGCCGGTCCGCGACTCGCTGCGGACGGCCGCCCCGGACGGCGTCGACGTGTACTTCGACAACGTCGGCGGCGACCACCTGGAGGCGGCGATCTCCGCCATGAACCTGCACGGCCGGGTCGCCATCTGCGGCATGATCGCGCAGTACAACGACACCGAGCCGCCGGCCGCCCCGCGCAACCTCGCGCTGGTCATCGGCAAGCGGCTCACCCTCCGCGGCTTCCTGGTCAACGACCACAACGCCGTGCGTCCGGCGTTCGTCCGCGACGTCGCCGGCTGGCTGCGCGACGGCACGCTGTCCTACGACGAGACGATCGTGGACGGCATCGAGAACGCTCCGACGGCCTTCCTCGGCCTCCTGCGCGGCGAGAACCTGGGCAAGATGCTCGTCCGCGTGTGACGCCGGCCTCTCCCACGGCGGTCGACCCGAACGGGTCGACCGCCGTGCCGCGCACGGAGGATAGGCTCGCGGCATGACGGTGGCGGTACGGGTGATCCCCTGTCTGGACGTGGACGCCGGACGGGTGGTCAAGGGGGTCAACTTCCTCGACCTGCGTGACGCCGGCGACCCGGTGGAGTTGGCCGCCGCGTACGACCGGGCGGGCGCGGACGAGCTGACCTTCCTCGACGTCACCGCGTCGTCGAGCGACCGGGGCACCATGCTCGACGTGGTGCGTCGCACCGCCGAGTCGGTGTTCATCCCACTGACCGTCGGCGGTGGGGTCCGCCAGGTCGCCGACGTGGACACCCTGCTGCGTGCCGGGGCGGACAAGGTGGGCGTGAACACCGCCGCGATCGCCCGTCCGGAGCTGATCGCCGAGATCGCCGACCGGTTCGGCCGGCAGGTGCTCGTGCTCTCCCTCGACGTACGCCGGGCCCCGGACGGCACCACGCCCAGCGGCTTCGAGGTCACCACCCACGGCGGCCGGCGCGGCACCGGGATGGACGCCGTGCGGTGGGCGGCCCGGAGCGCCGAGCTGGGCGCGGGAGAGATCCTGCTCAACTCGATGGACGCCGACGGCACCAAGGCCGGCTTCGACCTGGAGCTGATCGCCGCGGTACGAGCGGTGGTGGACGTGCCGGTGGTGGCCAGTGGCGGTGCCGGCGAGGTGGCCCACTTTCCGCCCGCGATCGGCGCCGGGGCGGACGCGGTGCTCGCCGCCAGCGTCTTCCACTTCGGCGAGCTGACCGTGGCCCAGGTCAAGGACGCGTTGCGCGACAGCGGTCACCCGGTGCGCTGAGCCGTTTCAGTGCCCCCCGGAGTGCCCCTCCGGGGATCGGCGGGGCGTCGGGATGGACCGAACCGCGTACTCCTGGACGGCCGCCGCGTGGTCGGCCTCGTCCAGGTTCCAGTCGGCGCTGCCGGGCGCGTGTCGACGGGTCAGCACCCCCTGCACGGTGTCCACCATGGTCGCCACACCCGCCCGCGGGCGGGTACGCCAGAGCTGCTCACCCTCTGCGGTGATCCGGAACCAACCGTCGGCGACGCTGACCAGCCCGGCGCCGACCAGCCGCTGGACCGCGGCTTCCACCTCGTGCCGCTGCGGGATCGTGTGGTTGAGGTGGTCAGCGGTGGAGAGCACGTCGGTCAGGCGGACGCCCTCCGGCCGTCTGCTCGTCGCCGACCGACGGTGCCGACCGGCACCACTCGCGATCACCAGCGACACGAAGATCCAGGCGTCCGTCCAGCGCCAACCGTTCTCCCCCATGAGGAGATGATGACGGCGCGCGTCCCGGAAGGGAACACCCACCCTCCATCTGAACACTGTGGAGCACCACCGCGTGTCGGCTCGCGAACGGTCGGTGAGAGTTCAGCCGGTGGGGGCGACCGGTGCGGCGCCGCCGGGTGCCGGATCGGCCGCTGCGGCCCTGCCGGGCGCGTCGTCGGCCGCTGCGGCCTGGTCGGGCGCGGCCTCGGGCACGGCGAACAGCGGGATGAAGAACTGCGCCAACGGGCCGATGGCCAGCGCGTACGCGACGGTGCCCAGGCCGACGGTGCCGCCGAGCAGCCAGCCCAGCGCCAGCACGGTGACCTCGATGGCGGTGCGCACCAGCCGGATCGACCAGCCGGGCCGACGGGCCACGAAGCCGGTCATCAGCCCGTCCCGGGGGCCGGGGCCCAGCCGGGCGCCGAGGTAGAGGCCGGTGGCGGCGCCGTTGGCGACGATCCCGCTGATCAACAGTGCCAGCCGGACGCCGAGCGGACCACCGGCGGGCAGCAGGGCCAGAGTGGCATCCACGACCAGGCCGATCACCACGACGTTGCTGACCGTGCCGAGGCCGGGCCGTTGCCGCAGCGGGATCCAGAGCAGCAGCACCAGCGCGCCGACGCCGATGGTGACGGTGCCGAACGAGAGCCCCGTCAGCTTGGAGAGGCCCTGGTGAAACACGTCCCACGGGTCGAGGCCCAGGTCGGAGCGGACCATCAGGGCCATGCTGACGCCGTACAGGCCGAGCCCGAGGTAGAGCTGGACCAACCGTCGAACCGGCCGGTGCCGCAGATTGCCAAGCAATGCCATGCATGCCACCCTAGGTGCCAATCCTCGTCGTAAGAGAAGCCAATATCGGGGGAGTGGCATGACTGGTCAGGTGCGAGGAGTCCAATTGGCTCGCCTGCTCGGGCAGTGGCATGCCCTCCCGGGCCGCCGACGCAGCCCCGACTACGCCGCCCTGGCCGGTGCGGTGCGCGGTCTGCTCGCCGACGGTCGCCTGCCGCTGGGCGTCCGCCTCCCCGCCGAACGGGAGCTGGCCGAGGCGCTGCGGATCAGCCGGACCACGGTCACCGCCGCGTACCGGCACCTGCGCGAGACCGGGCACCTGGCCAGCCGCCGGGGCGCGGGTAGCTGGACGATGCTGCCCGGCAACCACCGGGTCGCCAGCACCGGCCTGTGGACCCCGCTCGACGACCAGGACATGATCGACCTCGGCGCCGCCGCACCGGCCGCCCCACCGCAACTGCTGGACGCGGCCCGGGCCGCCGCCGAGGACCTGCCCCGCTACCTGGGCGGAGCCGGTTACCACCCGACCGGCATCATCGAGCTGCGCGCAGCGGTGGCCGACGGGTACACCGCCCGGGGGCTGCCCACCTCGGCCGACCAGATCATGGTCACCAGCGGCACCCAGCACGCCCTGGACCTGGTGCTGCGCCTCGCCCTGGCCCCGGGAGGCAGTGTGCTGGTCGAGTC
This window harbors:
- the hisD gene encoding histidinol dehydrogenase, which codes for MLNRIDLRNGLGDPRRLLPRAQLDVSVAVERIRPLVEAVREHGYPAIREASERFDGISPEVLRVPVEAIAEAEGVLDPAVRAALLESISRARRVHADQRRTDHVTQVVPGGTVTERWLPVDRVGLYVPGGLAMYPSTVVMNVVPAQAAGVRSLVVASPPQKDNGGLPDARVLAACALLGVDEVYAVGGAQAVAMLAYGAAVDPAGELRCDPVDLITGPGNIWVTAAKRLLRGVVGIDAEAGPTEIAILADDTADPAHVAADLISQAEHDPLAASVLVTPSPTLVEAVERELARQVPATKHAERVTTALTGEQSGVVLVDDLEAGLRVVDAYAAEHLEIQTADAREWALRVRNAGAIFVGAWSPVSLGDYCAGSNHVLPTGGCARHSSGLSVQSFLRGVHLIEYTEAALRDVAPHVVTLATVEDLPAHGQAVQARFPEGAA
- a CDS encoding histidinol-phosphate transaminase, with the translated sequence MSSLDDLPIRDDLRGLSPYGAPQLDVPVRLNTNENSYPVPEPVVEAIGKALAAELRELNRYPDRDAVALRADLAEYLGHGLTVEQVWAANGSNEIQQQLLQAFGGPGRSALGFVPAYSMHPLLALGTGTRWVPAARGVDFGLTAEEAVAQVREHQPDVVFLCSPNNPTGTALDPAVIAAVLDVAPGMVVVDEAYAEFARPGTVSALAVLPGHPRLVVSRTMSKAFGFAGGRLGYLAADPAVVEAVQLVRLPYHLSALTQAAARAAVTHRDALLGTVSAIMAQRDRIVATLRERGFRVADSDANFVLFEVGGDQATVWKALLAQGVLVRDVGLPGWLRVTAGTAAETDAFLTAIKTVTGEREE
- the hisB gene encoding imidazoleglycerol-phosphate dehydratase HisB, coding for MSRTARVERITKETKVLVEIDLDGTGAAEISTGVGFYDHMLHQIARHGGFDLTVRTVGDLEIDAHHTIEDTALALGAAFDQALGDKAGIRRYGSATVPMDEVLVRAAVDLSGRPYVVHDEPVLAPYIGPVYATSMTRHIWESFGQAARVTLHVDVLRAARPGGHPDAHHVVEAQFKAVSRALREATSIDPRAAGAIPSTKGAL
- the hisH gene encoding imidazole glycerol phosphate synthase subunit HisH, translated to MSDVVVLDYGSGNLRSAERALAAAGADVRVTDDLSAAAAADGLVVPGVGAYAACMAGIEALGAGPVIAERVAAGRPVLGICVGMQVLFEYGEEHGVVSKGLGLLPGGVTRLAARRLPHMGWNTVRAPGESVLFAGLPEQSRFYFVHSYAVGDPVALAAAGATVTTAHHDVDFVAAVERGPLSAAQFHPEKSADTGAALLRNWLATLPSGG
- the priA gene encoding bifunctional 1-(5-phosphoribosyl)-5-((5-phosphoribosylamino)methylideneamino)imidazole-4-carboxamide isomerase/phosphoribosylanthranilate isomerase PriA, translated to MSLTLLPAVDVADGRAVRLVQGALGSESVYGDPLDAALAWQRDGAEWIHLVDLDAAFGRGTNAHLLAEVVRQLDVKVELSGGIRDDESLRAALGTGAARVNIGTAALEDPVWCDRVVGEYGDRVAIGLDVRGRTLSARGWTRDGGDLYEVLERLDKAGASRYVVTDITKDGTMRGPNLDLLREVCARTDRPVIASGGVSTLDDLRALATLESVGVEGVIAGKALYAGAFTVSEALRTLAEA
- a CDS encoding RidA family protein, producing MTVTRLGSGGPWEQSYGYSRVVRAGDRAWTAGCTATVDGRVVHVGDAAAQTAQALRIGLDALAEVGVEPGDVVRTRMYVTDRRHADEVGRAHNVVFGAVRPAATLVVVAGLLDPEHLVEVELEAYLGDR
- a CDS encoding MarR family transcriptional regulator yields the protein MTDDLVLRRQVCFALYSASRALTDVYRPILDEFGLTYPQYLVLLVLWERPDDPRTVSELGTELRLDSGTLSPLLKRLEGAGLVVRRRSTHDERRVEVGLTEQGRALRRQVDHVPMCVAQATGLGIAELVALRDTLTQVADTIHRQKEQ
- a CDS encoding organic hydroperoxide resistance protein codes for the protein MQVLYTASATASGDGRDGHVETSDGTLALDLAVPKEMGGAGGAANPEQLFAAGYAACFHSALRVVARRAKADVSGSVVAAEVGIGPNGSGGFGLTVQLVVDLPAVPREVAEQLVEQAHQVCPYSNATRGNIDVALTVREALAA
- a CDS encoding NADP-dependent oxidoreductase, yielding MTSNREIHLASRPEGWPTDDNFRLVEADVPTPGPGQIVVRNQYLSVDPYMRGRMNDVKSYVAPYALDAPLDGAAVGEVVASEAADIAVGATVLHGLGWREYALLDATAARPVDPSIAPVSAYLSVLGMTGLTAYAGLLEVAAMKPGETVFVSAAAGAVGSLVGQIAKLKGAGRVVGSAGSAAKVERLRALGFDAAFDYHDGPVRDSLRTAAPDGVDVYFDNVGGDHLEAAISAMNLHGRVAICGMIAQYNDTEPPAAPRNLALVIGKRLTLRGFLVNDHNAVRPAFVRDVAGWLRDGTLSYDETIVDGIENAPTAFLGLLRGENLGKMLVRV
- the hisF gene encoding imidazole glycerol phosphate synthase subunit HisF, with translation MTVAVRVIPCLDVDAGRVVKGVNFLDLRDAGDPVELAAAYDRAGADELTFLDVTASSSDRGTMLDVVRRTAESVFIPLTVGGGVRQVADVDTLLRAGADKVGVNTAAIARPELIAEIADRFGRQVLVLSLDVRRAPDGTTPSGFEVTTHGGRRGTGMDAVRWAARSAELGAGEILLNSMDADGTKAGFDLELIAAVRAVVDVPVVASGGAGEVAHFPPAIGAGADAVLAASVFHFGELTVAQVKDALRDSGHPVR